In the genome of Chiroxiphia lanceolata isolate bChiLan1 chromosome 5, bChiLan1.pri, whole genome shotgun sequence, the window CAATGGAAATTATTTATCTACGAGGTCACTTCTAGGCACTTGAAATGCTGCTGTCAGGGCAGGTGTTACTtgaggggagcagagaggacACAGCCTGGGATCTACCTGAGGGGTGCTCCCTGACAGGGACACAGACACACCAGGGAGAATCCCCAtgcttcacagaatcacagaatttaaGGAAGGGTCAGGTTGGAGGGGACCACAGTGGGgcatctggtcccacctccctgctccagcagggttATCCCAAcgcacatggcacaggactgtgtccaggttgttctggaatatccccagtgagcaagactccacaccctctctgggcaatctgttcagtgctcggtcactgcacagcaaagaagttcttcctcatgttcagctgcaacttcctgggcatcagttcctgcccgtggcttcttgtgccattgctgggcacCCCCGAGtagagcctggtccatcctctgtcccctccctgtaGACACTGACACACAtggatgaggtcccctctcagtgtctcctctggaggctgaacagcctcagctccctcagcctttcctccccagggagatgctccagtccctgaatcatctctgcaggctgctggacccactccaggggagtccctcctgtcctgaggagcccaagACTCCAGATGTTCCTCACCAtggctgagtagaggggcaggattaCCCTCCTCATCTTGCTGGCAGTGCTCTTTCCAATGCCCCCCAGGATCCCATTGGCCTTCCTGCCCTCAGGACACACTGGTGGCTCATGGACAGATTGTTctccaccaggacccccaggtcgttccccacagagctgcttcccagcaggtcATCCCCAGCCTGTAGAGGTGCACAGGGTTATTCCCTAGGTGcagaccctgcatttgcctttgctgaatttcagaggTCTTCTCTCCCCATCTCTCCATCCTGTCAAGATCCCTCCGAAcggctgcacagccctctgagATATCGGCCACTCCACCAGGCTTTGTGTCCTCACCAAACTTTCTGACGAGGCATCGaccccttcatccaagtcactGACGAACAAGTTAAACAACACCGGGCCCAGGATGAccccccctgcagtgctgcctccagctctgggggcccagcacagcaaggacatggagttCTTGGAGCGAGTCCAGCAGAAGgacaccaagatgatcagagggatggagcagctctgctgtgaggaaaggctgagagagttgggattgttcagcctggagaagagaagctttggggtgatcTAAtggtggccttccaggacctgaagggagcccacaaggTAGATGgggagagactatttccaaaggcctggagtgacaggagaagggggaatggcttcaaactgacagagatAAGGTtgagattggatattaggaaggaattcttccctgggagggtggggaggccctggcacaagttgcccagagaagctgttcatgtcccatccctggaagtgtccaaggccaggctggatggggctctgagcaacctgggatagtggaacgtgtccctgcccatggcagggaacgagatgatcttttaagtcccttccaacccgaaccatTATTTGATTCTATCACTGAACCCCGAGGGACCCCACTAGCGACAGGCCCCCCCATCCGGACCCAGCGCCACTGACCGCGACCCCCCTGGGACCTGCCGCTCAGCCAGCTGCCAATTCCCCTCcagctggaaaggaaaacacGGCCACCCTGGGAGCCATCCCAGTCCCCGAGAGCAGGCGGCGAGCCCTCCTTTCCTCCCGGCACACGCACCTCCTGCCCGGCCGCGCCATCCCCGCTACgggcggccgctcccgccgccgctccgcccgcccttcccttcttccctcccctcctccctccctccagagCCCTCTCTCCAGAGGCGCTTTCTCAGCACGTTCGCCACGGAAAAAAGAGCCGAATCTGCCTCTCCGGACGTGAAGCTGCGATGCCGGGGAGGCGGGAACACGCCGGGTCAGCGCCTCCCCCGGCGGCCGGGTTATCGCAGTGCCCGCCCGGAGCAGGTGAGCCCGCGGGGAGGGGGACACGGGTTATCCCGGCAGCCTTCCCGGGGCTGGGAGAACGGGGAGGGGATCCTGCGGGCCGTGTGCCTTCCCGCTGCCGGCTTtgctcctgccttttttttttttttttttttcagtagcagaTTTGGGAGAGGGGGTTTGTCCCCGTCTGCCTCTCCGCCACCTCGTCACGCCCACCTCCTCTACCCCACTAAACCTCGGGGGACAGCAGAAAGACCTTGGTCAGGCTTGTGTTTGTCCCAGTGTTTTCCCTTTGAATCCAGCTCCTGGAAGGGCGGGGACACCGCCTGGCTTTAGCATGGGTTGCCCCGAGGTATTTGTTTGTGTATCTGACCTGTCTCATCTATTTCCAACACGTGGGTTTGTTCAGAGGAAgatccagcaaaaaaaaaaccaaacacaaacaacaaaacaacgCCAAAAACTGATCCCATgaattctacttttttttttttctctttttttgtcttcaccTTGGGCCGTGGTTTTTAGCACTGGGGAGATTTCATCCGAAGCAATGTGTCCAGCTTTGCGGGTAATGTCCAAAAAAGAGGGATGTGAATGAGCAGAGGAGCCCGAGAGGAGAGTAAAATTACCGACGCAGGTATGTTCTCCCATCCCGTATTTTCATTCTGTAGACAGCTCTCCTACAtttcttttggattttgtttttttttaatacaggttACAAAATGACAAACTCTAAAACTTATTGCAAACATCCGCTCTACTCCCCCCCCAGCTGTGCCATCTGcacaaaggaggaaagaagacCTTTGTGCACTGAGAAGGATTTCAGATTTTGAGACATCCATGGCAGAAGTTAGAGTGTTTCAGttagttttctgtttatgaGGATTCCCATCTGTCTTGGTTATGCCTTTAAGTCAGGAGACTTATGCTGTAATTTCTGAGAGTAATGGCCCAAATTCATATAGTGATATaatttagaaatacaaatacagtTTAGTAGCATTTGGTGTTTTGGAAACTGGGATTTATGCCCCAGTTCCAGCTGTATATGTTTGGAAGTCAAAACTGAGGGGAGAATCTATGAAAATGTGGGGGATTAAGTTTTTATGACAGAAGCTATAAATTATTAACAAAGctatgtttttcttattttacaagAATGTaattcttgttatttttatttctagtgcAGGAAGCCACCTCAAGAAGATGAAGCCTAATAAAGGAAAGACTTACACTCGGGAAAGAGACTATGTGTACACATTCAGTGCTGGAAATGAACATTTTGTGCTCACTGTGCCTCTCAAATTCCCTGTGCAAGAGAATATCAGTCATTTACACGGACGTCTGATGGTTCTGCACAACCTACCATGCTTTGTAGAAAATGGTATGAATCCATTTCTTGAATCAGCGTCACATATCTTTGTCCACAATTGTCTTGCAACTTtctttaaggggaaaaaaaaaaaaggggtatTTTAGTAGAGCAgtgttaaaaaatgttttttaaacagcGAAACATCAAAGACAATCACTGTCAGTGCAAACAAGTAAGGTGACCaaggaaaaggttttcagaAAAACTATTTATGTTTCCTAGATGATTACTGGTACTTCTGTTGGTGTGTTTTGTTGGTGGACCATTCTCTTCTTGTTATATAGACCTGAAGCAATCTCTGAACAAGTTCATAAAAGAGGAAACTATAAAAGATTACGATAGAGAAGCTGAAGTGGCCCTGGAAGCAGTGAAATCAGGAAAAGTAGACATCAACCAACTGGCAGATACTTGGGCTAAAGCTTATAAAGAGGTAAGATTAAGGCTGGAAAGTTAATATTCAGGACTTGTTTTGTGAGAGTGTGCGAGTACAGACAGAATCACAGTTGTGAAGAGGCAAAATTACAGTGAAATTCACTTTTACTGATTAATTCATGCAGTTTTTTGTGTGAACATGAGCATGTGAACATGAGTCCTCATCCTACAAGTTCTGCATCAGGGTTTTCTTGAATGTAGTAGATTCAAAAGATACAAAATGAGGAAGTAAAGGGCTAGTTCATTTACCAGTTGATATTCAAACAAAAATAGGCATAAGGATTATAGTGCATTAGAATTAAAGCAAGAGTggtgtttttaaattaaagtgaTACTCCTAAATCTCCGTAGTAGCAATGAAGGCTATAAAGACAAAGTGCACAATGGAGTGCAACCTTTTAGCTCATTTTTTGGGTTCATGTGACTCTTCTACATTATTTAGGAATAATGAGGCTTTAGCTGGAATAAGGTTTCCAGTTTTGCCTGTGATCTTCAAAATAGTGGAATGGGAAAGAACTGGAGGGGTCCTagtgaaggcaaaaaaaagagttgACAGAAACTGCAGTATTTGGGGAAAAGTTTGTAGGAATTGAGTTTGCTTCTCATGGAATATAGAAAAATGTTGGGAAAAATTTCATAAAGAGCTTGCAAAACTGGCACTTTTGGGCCAGTCTTTGTTCAATAAAAGTAGCTTTTCTTAAATCACTGTTGTTGATCAAATTCTTAGTGACATCAGAGGTTAGTCATCCTTGATAGTaaagcatttttgtttgcaTAGCTGGTGTTTTGGGCCTTATCTAAAATTAATCAGTTGCAAATACTGTAGACATTGCTGTTCTTTCCAAGTTGGTGTCGTGTGAAAATTCTTAAGTCCTCCCTGTAGTGCAAACCTTAGTGATTCTACCTTCAGTTGCTTTGAACAAGAAAGAATATGGGAAAGGAGAGAATTTAAAGCTAAAGTAGAAGGTTTAAATTAGGAGAGATAACGTACGTATGGTaaaagctgtgtgtgtgcccaCTCGGTTTTGCCCCACCATTGTGAGGGATCCTTGTATGTCCTAAAAGGTACCACGTgctttaaaatctctttaaaattcTTAGACAACGTTAGAACATGCCAGACCTGAAGAAACCAGCTGGGATGAAGATTTTGCAGATGTTTATCATGATCTGATACATTCTCCAGcttctgaaatgctgttaaACCTGGAGCACAATTATTTTGTCAGCATCTCGGAATTAATAAGTGAAAGGGATGTGGAACTGAAAAAACTACGGGAAAGGTAttcctttttgtattttttatgttttcttctctcttattGCATGTCACTGGATGTATAAACTTTTAGGACAATACGTCaacttgtatttgttttgtgtaAACACTAAGTACGAGAGCATGTagggacaggagaagggggaatggcttcaaactgacagacaggaggtttagattggatattaggaagaaattcttaccTGTGAGtttggtgaggccctggcacaggttgctcagagaagctgtggctgccccatccctggaagtgttcaaggccaggttggatggggctctgagcaacctgggatagtggaacgtgtccctgcccatgacaagGGGATTGGAAAGAGatatctttaaggtctcttccaacccaccccattccgtgattccatgattcattAGGGACAGCTGTCTTATATTACCTTGATGGTCttagattttattattttcaatgaCCGAGGAGAATATAAGTTTTGATTTCTGTTGTTCTAACATGAAAAGATTAGCAAAAGACTTGAGGCAGCTATAAATCAGAAACTGTTGAATTTGAATCCCAAGTTCTGGAATAAGTTTGGATAGCTGCAGGTGACTTTTTTGTCCACAAGAGGGAACACatacagtgtttttcttttcctcccagaaCACTGAGTAGGTGTGTTTGAGCATCCTGAGTGGCAATACTCCTCTTGAACTGTGAGTGTTCAAGCTCACATTATACAATGCACATCTGTTCATATGGTTTCTCTGAGACTGAATTGTACATATTTCTAATTTGGGGACAAATGTTGCCAGTAACGGGTTTGTAAACTTTTTCGCTGCTTATTGGCTCTTCTCAAATGTTTTAGCAGTAATGTTTTAGAGCAATAATGTTTTAGAGCTCAGGTGTGATGCAGCTGTGTATTGACTCTGATGGAATTTATCAGATCTATTTGTCATAACCAGAAAACTCCCTATTCTGGTGGCGGCTGAGAGTGTCCCAAATGAGTGtaggttgttgttttgttgaCACAGGAGCTGACTTGGAATCCCTGATCCTTAACTCTAATTTGTTTTGTGGATATTCACTGCTAAATCTGGGAGTGATATAACTATTCACTCTACCACTACTACTACTTTTATCACAACAAGGGTGTTCTTCTGCCAGGTTTTTGAAGTCTGCGTTTCTCATCTCTTTCAGACAAGGAGCAGAAATGGATAAGGTGATGCAGGAGCTTGGGAAATCACTGACTGACCAGGATGTGAATTCCTTAGCAGCTCAACATTTTGAATCCCAGCAGGTAAACTGAGGTCCAGTGAACTAAAACACATCATACACGTAAAtgtcttaaaaagaaaacccaaacccctcaaACTATCGCTGTTGTCTTGTCAGGATTTGGAGAACAAGTGGACTAATGAATTAAAACAGACTACTGCTATCCAGAAGCAGGAATATCAGGAATGGGTGATAAAGCTTCATCAGGACCTAAAGAATCCCAACAACAGCTCAATCAGGTATTTAATTCCTCTGTGATCCTTACTTCCACCTGTAATAGTTCAAAGGACTTGCATTTATGTAATCTTTTAAACAGAATAATATAATCCTATTAGGGTCATTATAATATCTATATACACATTTAAATAGGGTAATCAAAGCAAATCAAAGGCAAATAAACCACCATAATTAAATGTCTGTATTATTAGGAGTTTCTTCATTATGTAATGCTATAACCTTTCAGTATCAGAAAGTGTTCTACTGCACTGATATACAACTTTAGCTGAATGGAGTTTCCTCCTATTTTGCCTTTATTTCCTGTGTCTGTCTTTAACACTATTTCACAAGGCTTTTTGTTATCAGTTAAGGATGTTCTGCAGAATAATGGTGACTTGATACCATAATAATAGTTATAATGGTAACAATATCACATTTTGGAATTAATAAGCCACTTGATGTGTACATCACTGGGCAGctaaaaaaatggcattttttagTGTGAACGTTTATGGAGAGAGTGGAttgaaaagctttctgtttGAGAAAATAGCAGGGAAATTAGAATTTGTAAGTGGTGGGGTGATCCTTAGTCTTTATCACTAGTAACCACCACCTTTACTActaacaggaaaacagaaggagtAAAACCTGATGCTTTCTTATCCCTCATGTTGGTAGAAGAGTCAGTCTGATGGTGGACACAGTAAGGAATTTATGGGAAACACCACCTTTGAACAAAGTGGCTACCAGGGATAAGAGGAGACAGGATGGATTGTAATGCATGAAACACTTTACTTTCCCATAAGTGTTTCCTTTTGGGATAAGGAAACTGAGTGTATAGAGcatgagggaagagagagaggaggggaaagatGTTGGAAGATCGTGCTGTATGTTTAGCTTTCTCACTACTTTCctcaggatattttttttttgtctgtgaatTTGTGTTTTGGAAGTTCTTGTGCAGTTCTGAGGTTAGTCCCAGAATGTCCTAGGACTTCACAGCTCACAAGCAGTTTGACCACATTCTAATCCAGTGATTCTAATCCCTGCAGACTGTGCAGGCTCTAAGACCAatcctcaaatatttttccacagaattttcATGTTGGCTCTGTTGATTTATTTCCACGAGGCTCTAAAGATAATGAAATTGCAAAGGCTGTTCATACTTGACAGTGTGAACCTCTTTCCAGGTTCTGGCCTTCTTATTTTACTGCTGTAAAATAAGACCAGAGTGAAGTTGCTTGGAGCTGAAAGCTAGAACTGGAATGCTGGAATTCCAGAGAGACAGTGAGGATGTCTCAGCTTCATAACTCTTGGGTGTTTATTGTAGATGTGATGGTGTTTTAATCATTGCGCTCTCATACAATGGCAGAAAGGGGAGTCTCTCTGCTTGTGTTCAGTCTTAAAAACTATAGGTCcttaatgcatttgaaaataatgcAAAGGAAGTCTGTAACAGGTCAACTAGAAGgttaaagagagagagagatgtgtgtgtgtgttacacaCCTATAGacataaaagagagagagatgcacATATTTATGCATTATGATATTGcttgtatgtgtgtatatgtatttttcagtgGTATATTTCAGTCCTATCTCATCACTAGGCATTTGCAATGTTTATAAAACACCTTTGTAAGTTTATAAAACACCTTTGGAGATGAGGCactttgaaaacagagagaaacattTCATTGATGCGGACTCACATTGGAGAGATGTTCATGTTATTTCACGCAGCATCAACAGCACTTATTGCATCACTAACAGACAGCTGAATTAGGGAAAAAATTGAAACTGATATCTGAAAAATTTCCTTGTGGGTTGAACACTGTGGAACATTTGATAAGGCTTTTTTTAACCTCCAGTTTtgtgtggggagaaaaaagaaatgttttatccGATAACTTCATAAATAAGTTTTTTGCTATTATAAATAGgctgagaagattttttttttccttttattcctgcattcttattttgttataaaacttatttttatttctcagtcttGGAATGCTTTACAAATAAGCCAAATCATGTAAATCTAACAGTGGAGTCTactctccctgctgccagcaagGTAAAGATAAAGCCCCAGATTAGTGTAGTTCATGGAGGTTTAGTGTCCTGGTTTCTACAGACCAGCTGAGAAAACTTTAGATAGCTTTCACAGAGTTGTTGGTCTTGAACAAAAAATTAAGGATAAACTTCCCATTATGTATGTTTCTCATTATTTTAGTGATGAAATTAAGGTTCAGCCCAGTCAACTGAGAGAATCTGtggaaggaaatggaagaaTTTATGAAGAACAAAGGCTGTTAGAAGAAAGCTTTACTATTCACTTAGGTAAGTGGAGTAAACtgaccccaaaaccaaacataaGAGGTGCTTATAAATAATGGATCTAAACCATGTATCGTTTGCAGTATTTAACTGTCAATGTATATAATgtagaatttattttgtatttgttctttACTTGTGTAAGAGAAGAATAGGATGGTATAAACTGTATCAAGCATTATCTAGCTATCTGAAATGTACTTCATGGAAGACATCTCTAGAAGTAAGGTTTTATCCACTTTAGCAAAGTGACTCATGTAGAAAAGCACAGTAACATCAAAACCCATAGTGtttaaaaatgatattttaacttttcttggTAAGAAAACTGGTTTTTGGTAAGAAAACGTGGTTATCAAACTCAGTTCTCGTGCTCAGTTAACAGAAGAATAGATacttaaaatttgcatttttttgtttgtgcagTAAAGACTTCTTGTGCTGTTTTGACCTTGTTATGTGGCTTAAAAAATCACCAGCAAAGGCATCAGCCAAAGcagttttaatataaatttgcAAAGGAGCAAAAAGGTTCAAAGGCAAGGTTCACTCTATTGCTTACTATATAGATAAAGCACACAAAGGAAAATTGGATTGCAATCAATCTAAAATGATTTAGGCAGAGATAGGCAGTGACAATCCTCCAAGTGTCTCAAACCTCAGAGGTTGCCAGCTCTGAGAAGCTTCTCTATAAGAGGGAGATGCCAGTGCATCCTGCTGGGGTCCAGGAGAGCTCAAAGACATCCCTTAGGACCACTATCCATAGCGGTCATGAGATGATTGGCTTTAGTCATCTGTAAAATTTTCATCCTCAGGTCGGTAATTACTGGAGTTTCCAAACCAACTGGGAATTGTTTCCGAAACTCCAGCAGCAATGGTACCGTTCCCCTCAGGCCATGGTTCAGGTAGAGAGTGTTTCAAGGCTGTCAGGGGATGACTGATGATCCCTGCTCTTGTCCTTCACCTCCGTGCAGCTCCCACTTTAGCAAGACTTCCTAGGATGGTCAAGGGATGCTTCCCTCACCTTAACACTCATTACACAAACACCAAGGCCCACCGGGAATTCCTGAGGCTGTAGAGTGGTTCTAAGGAAGGGGGGAGAGGATACACCACCACACACTAGTATTGAATCCATAGCCTTACAGTATTcctcaggaagaatttcttcatggaaagggtcgtcaagcactggaatgggctgcccagggaggtgggaagtCCCCAGTTTGGAGATGTtaaaggaaagactggatgtggcactctggcctagttgacaaggtggtgattggtcaaaggacttgatgatctcgaaggtcttttccaacctgaatgattctgtaATAGGGAACAAGACTCATTTCAGGAGTGAACAAGCCTTGCTTTGTGACAGCATGTGAAAATACTTTACTTTGAAAATACCCTTTGCAAACTGCTGATACGTCTGTGAAACTGAATATAGGGTTAAGAACTTTTTTTGAGTGGTGTTGGTTATAACTCCCTCACAGAtctttttcagcaaaacttAGGGGAGCACTTTGATCTCTTGCATTTTAATCACAATCCTGAGTTTTGTCTTGTACTGTGTGTATTGAGCTGTGTGTGTTCTGGGCAGGAGCTCAGTTGAAGACCATGCACAACTTGAGGTTGCTGAGAGCTGATATGTTGGATTTCTGCAAACACAAGCGCAACCATCGAAGTGGAGTGAAGCTTCACAGGCTTCAAACTGCGATGTCTCTCTATTCAACTTCTCTTTGTGGCATGGTTTTGCTGGTGGACAACAGGATCAGTTCATACAGTGGGATCAAAAGAGGTGAGATTTCCCAGGGGGTGTATCATTTAAATTCTTGCTGTCTTCTCCCACAAAAAAATAGTCCttgtaatattaaaatttagTGGAGACCCTAATGTAAAATTTAACTTTAGTGGAGATAGTGTTTTGGATATGGCCTTGCAAAAGGGtaacaaatgcaaaaagagaCACTGATAAGGGTGGAGGACAGTGTTGTGCTGTTACCCCTCTCATCTCTTGCCTAGGTTTTGTGTTTGAGTGAGGAACATGCTGGAGAGGACATTTCGATGTTGATTTTGCTGCCTTAGGCTGACTTTTTATAGGGGCTTCTCACTCTCTAATATCAGATTAGCACGCTGAATCCTGtttgcaaaaatgaaaagggagTATGCTGAAGTGATGAGTAAATGTATAAAAATGCCATGTGCTTTTGATAGCACgaattccattaaaaatgaaCAACAGGAATATTACTTCCAGGTCTATTCCTGGAAAGCTTGATTAGTAGCATTGGTTGAAGTGCATGTCTTTTGAGGAACTGGACACTATGGTGAAGGTGTTTTCTATCAAGGTTTACCAACTGAATGTGTGTTTGTTCCTGTTCTGATTTGATCCCCAGGACTTTCTGTGAATCACATTGCTGACCTTCCCACCTTGGTCTGGAAGTTCAATTCCAAAATATTCGCACTTGGAATGTCTTTTTTATGACTAGAACCACTATTACTTGTCATTATTCCAGCATGCcataaaaaaatgtactttggAGGTTGATATTCCCTGGAAACAGTGTGGAATCAGGCTTGTAGGAAGACAGAAAGGGAAGTGTACCAGTAAAAATTGCAGTTGCATTTGTGCTGTTTATGATTCCCAAGCTGTTTAATTATAACAGTATTATTTCATACTTCCTTGCAGTTACTTTTTCAactacttaaatatttaaatgaataacaaaagcagaagaTCTGTTTTTATGCTAAATTTTAGGTGATAAGACAGACATTTAGGtaataactttaaaaacaaaattgccTTTCCCAGCCACCAAGGAGATCCTGCAACCATGGTAAAGGAGGAAAATATGGACCATATCACAACCTGTAAAATACAATCCTCAATAAGTTTGGATTTCTTTGACTTCTGAAGGGACTCTCTCAAACCTCTGAGAATGGTTTCTTTGTATACTTTATGCCTTATCTACCTCAAGTGTTTTATTAGAGCTTTTTAAGGCTACTGTGGCTCATACTTGTAGTGCACCCAGACAAATTATGAATTAAAGTTAATTTAAGTacaatttatttgctttcagctgATGTCTTCTAGCCTTATTTTACTTTGatgcacacagaaaacacactCTTTTGGAGTATcagcttttttctcccttggtTTTAGACACCAGAATTTAATAAAGCcttttgaaaatagtttttaagATGGAGGTGTCATGCAAAAAGATAAGATACATTAAGATTTTTCTGTCTACTCTGCCTGTTCTTGTCACTACCTGTTCATAGGAATATATGGTGCTCTCCAGACAGACAGAGCAcattaagaaattaaaggagGATTAGAGCAGGTACTCCAAAATGGGAAGTAAGTAGGAATTGCTTAGTTTTTATGATGGAGATTTCATGTAAAAAGAGGAAACTCTTTGCTGAAGACTTGTTTTGGCTCCTATTGACTTCCTTGGCAAGACAGCTGGACATTAGCATAAGGAGTTTAGAGTACCAGTCACATTGTGATCCTAATTATCAGTATATTTCCCAATCTGCTGTAATACCTTCTTTATCAGGAAAAGGAACTCACAGCTCTATTTAGCTGATGACACTTTTCTTTAACTTTCAAGATCTCTGTTTTGagaactgaaaggaaagaacTGTAATTCCAGTTTTCCAGATACACTGTTTAAGAATTCCGTTAATAGCtctcatttttcaaaacaaactggAATGTTATTGTTGCTGTAGGAAGTATCTATTATATATGTTTTAACGAAGTATCACAGATTGAAAGACTGTTAGTAACAAGGCatcatttttaaagcacaattACATTTAATGCTCatattattgctgttattttgggggtttttgtggtttgtttttttttttttttgctctggctggttttgtttaaagAGCAGCAACACTCaaagttggtttggtttggtttgatcctttggtttggggtttttttttcccgagcatttaatttatttcaaaaaatattttgttcctctccgaattttttttcagaaattggAAGGGGGTGCAGCAGGGCTTTGTCTGCTTTTGAGGGGGTTGACTTTGTAGCTTTGTAGCCTTGCTTGAACAGTAGAGTAGAATTATGTAATGGTACTGAGCACAGCCTGATGACGCGGAtcataatcttatttttttcctagattttGCAACTGTTTGCCAAGAATGCACGGATTTCCACTTTCCTGGAATTCAAGAACAGCTTGAAATTGTCCAGAAAGTTGTACTTAAGGCCCGAGCACAGCGCAGCAGTAAGTCGAAAAGGCACCATGGTTAGTGACAACCAAAATTACTTTCCTTGAAATAGAACAGTGGGCAGCTGGATGTTTGTGGGCAGGGGCAAGTTGATTCCACTCTTCTGCAGTTACTTCATCTATAAAATTGGGATGTTTGGGTTTAGCAATAAACCCTGAGACTTCTACA includes:
- the C5H12orf4 gene encoding protein C12orf4 homolog isoform X2; translated protein: MKPNKGKTYTRERDYVYTFSAGNEHFVLTVPLKFPVQENISHLHGRLMVLHNLPCFVENDLKQSLNKFIKEETIKDYDREAEVALEAVKSGKVDINQLADTWAKAYKETTLEHARPEETSWDEDFADVYHDLIHSPASEMLLNLEHNYFVSISELISERDVELKKLRERQGAEMDKVMQELGKSLTDQDVNSLAAQHFESQQDLENKWTNELKQTTAIQKQEYQEWVIKLHQDLKNPNNSSISDEIKVQPSQLRESVEGNGRIYEEQRLLEESFTIHLGAQLKTMHNLRLLRADMLDFCKHKRNHRSGVKLHRLQTAMSLYSTSLCGMVLLVDNRISSYSGIKRDFATVCQECTDFHFPGIQEQLEIVQKVVLKARAQRSSKSKRHHENKMSGNEDKLKNIERNQSNILPGEFYITRHSNLSEIHVAFHLCVDDNVRSVNVTARDPAIMGLRNILKVCCTHDITTISIPLLLVHEMSEEMTIPWCLKRAELVFKCVKGFMMEMASWDGGISRTVQFLVPQTISEEMFYQLSNMLPQIFRVSSTLTLTSKH
- the C5H12orf4 gene encoding protein C12orf4 homolog isoform X1, producing the protein MKPNKGKTYTRERDYVYTFSAGNEHFVLTVPLKFPVQENISHLHGRLMVLHNLPCFVENDLKQSLNKFIKEETIKDYDREAEVALEAVKSGKVDINQLADTWAKAYKETTLEHARPEETSWDEDFADVYHDLIHSPASEMLLNLEHNYFVSISELISERDVELKKLRERQGAEMDKVMQELGKSLTDQDVNSLAAQHFESQQDLENKWTNELKQTTAIQKQEYQEWVIKLHQDLKNPNNSSISDEIKVQPSQLRESVEGNGRIYEEQRLLEESFTIHLGAQLKTMHNLRLLRADMLDFCKHKRNHRSGVKLHRLQTAMSLYSTSLCGMVLLVDNRISSYSGIKRDFATVCQECTDFHFPGIQEQLEIVQKVVLKARAQRSKNKMSGNEDKLKNIERNQSNILPGEFYITRHSNLSEIHVAFHLCVDDNVRSVNVTARDPAIMGLRNILKVCCTHDITTISIPLLLVHEMSEEMTIPWCLKRAELVFKCVKGFMMEMASWDGGISRTVQFLVPQTISEEMFYQLSNMLPQIFRVSSTLTLTSKH